A part of Eschrichtius robustus isolate mEscRob2 chromosome 20, mEscRob2.pri, whole genome shotgun sequence genomic DNA contains:
- the G6PC3 gene encoding glucose-6-phosphatase 3 isoform X1 yields MESTLGAGIAMAEALQNQLPWLENVWLWVTFLGDPKSLFLFYFPVAYYASRRVGIAVLWISLITEWLNLVFKWFLFGDRPFWWVHESGYYSQAPAQVHQFPSSCETGPGSPSGHCMITGAALWPIMTAISSQVATRTHSRWVRVIPSLAYCTFLLAVGLSRVFLLAHFPHQVLAGLITGAVLGWLMTPRVPTERELSFYGLTSLALLLGASLIYWTLFTLGLDLSWSINLASKWCERPEWVHLDSRPFASLSRDSGAALGLGIALHSPCYAQVRRAYLGHGQKLACLVLAMGLLGPLDWLGYPPQISLFYIFNFLKHTLWPCLVLALVPWLVHTFSAQEAPPIRSS; encoded by the exons ATGGAGTCCACGCTGGGCGCCGGCATCGCGATGGCCGAGGCGCTGCAGAACCAGCTGCCCTGGTTGGAGAACGTGTGGCTCTGGGTCACCTTTCTGGGCGACCCCAAGAGCCTTTTTCTGTTCTACTTCCCCGTGGCCTACTACGCCTCTCGCCGGGTGGGCATCGCGGTGCTCTGGATCAGCCTCATCACCGAGTGGCTCAACCTCGTTTTCAAGTG GTTTCTGTTTGGAGACAGGCCCTTTTGGTGGGTCCATGAGTCTGGGTACTACAGCCAGGCTCCAGCCCAGGTTCACCAGTTCCCCTCGTCTTGTGAAACTGGTCCAG GCAGCCCTTCCGGACACTGTATGATCACAGGAGCAGCCCTTTGGCCCATAATGACGGCCATCTCTTCCCAAGTGGCCACTCGGACCCACAG CCGCTGGGTGAGGGTGATACCTAGCTTGGCTTATTGCACCTTCCTGCTGGCGGTCGGCTTGTCCCGGGTCTTCCTCTTAGCACATTTCCCTCACCAGGTGTTGGCTGGCTTAATAACTG GTGCTGTCCTGGGCTGGCTGATGACCCCCCGGGTGCCCACGGAGCGGGAGCTAAGCTTCTACGGGTTGACCTCACTGGCCCTCTTGCTGGGTGCCAGCCTCATCTATTGGACCCTCTTTACACTGGGTCTGGATCTTTCTTG GTCCATCAACCTAGCCTCTAAGTGGTGTGAGCGGCCTGAGTGGGTGCACTTGGACAGCCGGccctttgcctctctgagccgCGACTCAGGGGCCGCCCTGGGTCTGGGCATCGCCCTTCACTCCCCCTGCTATGCCCAGGTGCGGCGGGCATACCTGGGACACGGCCAGAAGCTAGCCTGCCTTGTGTTGGCCATGGGGCTGCTGGGCCCCCTGGACTGGCTGGGCTACCCCCCTCAGATCAGCCTTTTCTACATCTTCAATTTCCTCAAGCACACCCTCTGGCCATGCCTGGTCCTGGCCCTCGTGCCCTGGCTGGTGCACACATTCAGTGCCCAGGAAGCACCACCCATCCGCTCTTCCTGA
- the G6PC3 gene encoding glucose-6-phosphatase 3 isoform X2 — MESTLGAGIAMAEALQNQLPWLENVWLWVTFLGDPKSLFLFYFPVAYYASRRVGIAVLWISLITEWLNLVFKWFLFGDRPFWWVHESGYYSQAPAQVHQFPSSCETGPGSPSGHCMITGAALWPIMTAISSQVATRTHRCCPGLADDPPGAHGAGAKLLRVDLTGPLAGCQPHLLDPLYTGSGSFLVHQPSL; from the exons ATGGAGTCCACGCTGGGCGCCGGCATCGCGATGGCCGAGGCGCTGCAGAACCAGCTGCCCTGGTTGGAGAACGTGTGGCTCTGGGTCACCTTTCTGGGCGACCCCAAGAGCCTTTTTCTGTTCTACTTCCCCGTGGCCTACTACGCCTCTCGCCGGGTGGGCATCGCGGTGCTCTGGATCAGCCTCATCACCGAGTGGCTCAACCTCGTTTTCAAGTG GTTTCTGTTTGGAGACAGGCCCTTTTGGTGGGTCCATGAGTCTGGGTACTACAGCCAGGCTCCAGCCCAGGTTCACCAGTTCCCCTCGTCTTGTGAAACTGGTCCAG GCAGCCCTTCCGGACACTGTATGATCACAGGAGCAGCCCTTTGGCCCATAATGACGGCCATCTCTTCCCAAGTGGCCACTCGGACCCACAG GTGCTGTCCTGGGCTGGCTGATGACCCCCCGGGTGCCCACGGAGCGGGAGCTAAGCTTCTACGGGTTGACCTCACTGGCCCTCTTGCTGGGTGCCAGCCTCATCTATTGGACCCTCTTTACACTGGGTCTGGATCTTTCTTG GTCCATCAACCTAGCCTCTAA